In the genome of Stigmatopora nigra isolate UIUO_SnigA chromosome 7, RoL_Snig_1.1, whole genome shotgun sequence, the window AGGTAACTTTTGTTTGGTTTTaggcatttttttggttgtaaCTAACTATTGGATGTCACTAACTGCACCATTTTCAAATTCAGGGGGAAAATTAAGCAAATTGCAGTCATTCACTTGATCACATAACTCACAAAAGTATGTTTTAGGCACCCCTGTCGAAGAAAATATATGCATTTAAAGCAGAATAACTTCAGGCCGGTTCGTACCCCTGCCGGACCACTTCAGGCCCGCGAACCGTGAGTTTTACAACCAGGATATAGTAAAAGGATGCAGCTGGTTGTTAATTAATGACTTCTTTACCTCAACGGAAACCATGCCGATGAGTTGGAAATATTTCCCTTGGGACATCGTCTTGGAGATGTGCACAAAAGCCTGGAATACAGACACAAATATGGGTGTAAACTTTATTTACTTTCGGTTTTAACAAAGATATAAATTGATGTAACCTCGTGGAATATTTTTGCACGCTACCTGCTTCACTCCTCTTTCAAAGTCATCCGAATTGACACCCAGGTCATAGTAGAGATCAACGAGGAATAAGTGTACTTTACACCGAATCCATGTGATCGGATCGGGGATGCCCACCACTGAGACATCGGCCTGGAGGTCGAAGCCCTCCGGCCGGGAGCAAAATGTTCTATGCCCGGTGGAAGCGATGGAAATGGGCGCCACAACGTCTTCCGCGACGGTCATCTTGCGGTTGTTGAGTGCCCGGCTAGGACACCGGCTCCCGTTGCATGTCAAGCCGGTACTTCGACCACATATCCCGGATGAGTTAGCTACGAGTCCCCCGCTAGTTGCGAGGCGACCGAACCGCAGCATGATAGTGACCGGGAGGAGGCGTCGTTACCGGCACCGGTAAGTAGGGTTGATACCCGTTTATTTTGAACACCTTACACAAGTCAAGCCATTTTTGATTACCCACAATGCTCGTGTGATGCTGCGTTCAGAGACAGTTGGATATTAGGGAATGACATGAAAAATTGAATATATTGTATTGTAGTAGTAAAATATATTGTGCTGACTTGCCTAATAATAAGGATCATGAATATACTTTCCctaaaatgaatgtttattttatacaaatttaattttaagttTGCTTACTTATGAATGGGGAATTCAAACACTTGTTTATTCAACAATTTGTTTAATGACACGTAATAaggtaagtgttttttttaaatatcatttttaccAGCCTTTTGCTACTGTACGTGCTTGCTTTTACTCACTATGCCCAACAGAGGGCGCCATGTATCTATTTTTAATCGCTTTCACATTAACTATGCAGCAATTAGTCAGTTTTAAGGGTTCTTTcgaacatgttttttgtttattgcatATATTGTCTATTTAAGACGTGCTTCTTGCTATATAATGACCTattagtcaaaatagattggtcaACTATCGTTGTCAATGCCTCACAATTAGATAATATGCTATTATAATActtaaataagatttttttattctcattttgTTGATCATTAATATGTTGTAGGTCATTTTTGCACGTATGGACCAAATAAACTGGAAAATAATGTTCTTAAAATATGCCAAAAAGTGTAAAATACAATATTACAATTAATTCTACTTacatttgatggaaaaaaatgtaaatttagaAGGAATTGTACAAGAGCAATACAAAAACACAGGCTTCCTAAACATGtcatactttatatttttattgaagccataaaaaacatttttagtaaCTTTTCTAAATGATAATGCGACAAAAATCTGCCGTTATCTGAATTGTTAATAAGGTTATGTGAGAAAACTGCCACTAAAAGGCACTGTTGTCTATAATTTGCGTATttgagtgggtgtgtgtgtgtttgtgactaAATTCATAACCTAATTTCATCTATATATTAGATATAATTGCCATATTGCGGCAAAGTGTGATTAAAAGCAGAAGGAGCAAATGAGGGtgccatttaaaattgacaagtTTTGTAATATGACaccaaatgtgacaaaaaatgttttgaatttaaGCCCAAATAAGAAATGAATGACAGCTTTTAACGTGTTAATTAACAGTtgagtgctaaaaaaaaatattccggatatttaaaagtaaatgataaaaaaaaaaaacattagtaatTTTTAGTTGTTAAAATAAATTCAccgtaaaaaataataatgataacttATGATTGGCACTTTGGGAGATATTAATTTGACGAGTATAAGAAAgtactatttttaaaatgctgttttaatgtaaatttctGTTAAATTATGACATTTCTATCTCGGGTGTTGATAACTTCATCAAAACGTCACTCATCTTTGAAGCTAATGAGTGAAATAAGCAAGTCATTTCAAgaaaaatttacatttatttatctgtgcataaattaaccaaaaaaaaaagaaatcgggTCCAAATTTATTATTCATCTGCGATGTGATTAATATGCAAAATTATGCAAATGAAGACGCAATTAGGCTCCGATTCTCCGGCTGAGTTTTTCCATTATAATTTAATACAAAGTAACAGAGCAATTGGTGTCACGTGTAATTACGCTTAGGCGAGAGCGCGCATGCACAAACGCACGCACGTTTACGCGGAATATTCCTCGCCGGATGAAATTTGTGGGAATTTCAAGGCTAGGGTAAAAGACCCCCAAAATGGCGTTCGTCTCGGGAGGGTCATCTGTTTGAGGTCATTGGGGTCAAATTCTGTTTAGTTTGAGGGTCATATTTATGCTGACGAGATTATTTTTGGCTCAAAAAGCGGATTACTTGCCGGCATTGATAGGGCGACCAAtccaaattgattggatgtttgAAAAATGAGCATCCATAGGAactttaagtgaattggacatctattgttgtcaatggtagtTCATTTTCTGTAACTTTTTTGTCGTTTTGGGGGACTTATAAGTCACTTTCTGTAgattttggtgcattttctgttgatttttggg includes:
- the LOC144198925 gene encoding m-AAA protease-interacting protein 1, mitochondrial, which encodes MLRFGRLATSGGLVANSSGICGRSTGLTCNGSRCPSRALNNRKMTVAEDVVAPISIASTGHRTFCSRPEGFDLQADVSVVGIPDPITWIRCKVHLFLVDLYYDLGVNSDDFERGVKQAFVHISKTMSQGKYFQLIGMVSVEMIRYIEEKCRPLSEHRKLNLAVSMDDIILVLPEDVSVVFAPGRKFCTIAMRVWYLTALDGPDDPEGIKIFKVAPGKDGVPPKRVATAVYEFHRELTKGASENWMVTTIWHWNWNIKD